A single window of Gadus morhua chromosome 22, gadMor3.0, whole genome shotgun sequence DNA harbors:
- the sgo1 gene encoding shugoshin 1 isoform X2, translated as MARERGQKKSFKQSLDDIKEKMRDKRTKRLAGASAPRGKRINKTNVCNSSGSILQGVQQNNTALALALQAEKEKLRQAYGVVLQLKKEQQALFLHLLLLKRRIRDQELTDQDATARKCDSTSIEAASHNPLELSRQTQITSHKSPVSEEKPTVIQGPPAPEEAGESAFVFTLPSTVGVRRRRAESCTRRRSQQTQQRCSFSKPGGSVDTMAEGMLVAGGLLTASPIHSDCSAQNPRASPPGGATAGPADPIGSDRIQHSTPEPLPAISTHQPQPRKKHTQQQQPQRVKQEPAARNPERSRKGERGPLKKPWENTKVSRTRSKSRDRSARPPAAQGPPADNLNTSLGFNDTFDFDCEEAVHLTPFKAKAEAAQAETAQAETAVHRDGEGESPLTKPHAGTPGESPPGESPPGEPPLSSPESEGELYVPRRGRRKRSSPEKSRTLPGRRGRRVTRVVLHPQQEVSVFRDKETENTAMVQESKAPPCPESPDWMSSRSPAPKTANQESPSELQQAGVLVVTPGLKAEMMRIDSVLSISMDPSSSDPTTPALPSKRPRKTTNICKKPYLKVPGAGSCPSDGSTPSRKRRCTLTVDYKEPSLGAKLRRGDKHTDLQFLRSPIFKPSPGARRSVKGASRKSQQPLLKYNESFVGCR; from the exons ATGGCGAGGGAAAGGGGGCAGAAGAAATCCTTCAAGCAAAGTCTGGACGACATTAAAGAGAAGATGAGGGATAAGAGGACCAAACGGCTGGCTGGTGCCTCAGCCCCAAGAGGAAAGAGGATCAACAAGACAAATG TGTGTAACTCGAGCGGCAGCATCCTGCAGGGGGTGCAGCAGAACAACACGGCGCTGGCGCTGGCCCTGCAGGCGGAGAAGGAGAAGCTGAGGCAGGCCTACGGGGTGGTCCTGCAGCTGAAGAAGGAACAGCAGGCGCTGTTCCTCCACCTCTTGCTGCTCAAGAGGAGGATCCGGGACCAGGAACTCACGGACCAGGACGCCACGGCAAGGAAG tGTGACTCCACTTCTATTGAAGCTGCCTCCCACAATCCTTTGGAATTGTCAAG GCAAACACAGATTACCTCTCACAAATCCCCTGTATCAGAAGAAAAGCCAACTGTAATTCAAG GACCCCCGGCACCTGAAGAGGCCGGGGAGAGTGCCTTCGTCTTCACCCTGCCCTCCACTgtgggcgtgaggcgccggagAGCGGAGAGCTGCACCCGGAGACGCTCCCAGCAGACCCAGCAGCGGTGCTCGTTCAGCAAACCTGGGGGCTCTGTGGACACAATGGCGGAGGGCATGCTGGTGGCGGGGGGGCTGTTGACGGCGAGCCCCATACACAGTGACTGTAGCGCACAGAACCCAAGAGCATCACCGCCAGGAGGAGCGACTGCAGGGCCCGCCGACCCTATCGGCTCCGATCGGATCCAGCACTCCACCCCCGAGCCGCTCCCTGCTATATCCACACACCAGCCGCAGCCTCGCAAGAAACACACCCAGCAGCAACAGCCACAGCGGGTCAAACAAGAGCCCGCCGCGCGGAACCCCGAGAGGTCTCGCAAGGGGGAGCGGGGCCCTTTGAAGAAACCCTGGGAGAACACCAAGGTCAGCAGAACCCGCTCCAAGAGTCGGGACCGCTCAGCCAGGCCCCCTGCCGCACAGGGTCCGCCGGCCGACAATCTCAACACCTCACTGGGCTTCAACGACACGTTCGACTTCGACTGCGAGGAGGCGGTCCACCTCACCCCGTTCAAGGCCAAGGCCGAGGCGGCACAGGCCGAGACGGCACAGGCCGAGACGGCCGTCCACAGAGACGGGGAAGGAGAGAGCCCGCTGACGAAGCCACACGCAGGTACCCCGGGGGAATCCCCCCCGGGGGAATCCCCCCCGGGGGAGCCCCCCCTGTCCTCGCCTGAGTCGGAGGGGGAGCTGTACGTCCCTCGGAGGGGCCGGAGGAAACGCAGCTCCCCAGAGAAGAGCAGGACGCTGCCTGGGCGCAGGGGGAGAAGGGTCACCAGGGTGGTCCTCCACCCACAACAGGAAGTGTCCG tcTTTAGagacaaggaaacagaaaaTACGGCTATGGTGCAAGAGAGTAAGGCGCCTCCTTGCCCTGAATCCCCTGATTGGATGTCCTCCAGAAGCCCCGCCCCAAAAACGGCCAACCAGGAAAGCCCATCAG agctcCAGCAGGCGGGCGTGCTGGTGGTGACGCCGGGCCTGAAGGCTGAGATGATGAGGATAGACAGCGTCCTGTCCATCTCCATGGACCCTTCTTCTTCGGACCCCACGACCCCCGCCTTACCCAGCAAACGCCCCCGGAAGACCACCAACATATGCAAGAAAC CCTATTTGAAGGTCCCAGGAGCGGGGTCCTGCCCCTCCGACGGCTCCACACCCAGCCGCAAGAGACGCTGCACCTTGACGGTGGACTACAAGGAGCCGTCACTCGGCGC GAAACTGAGACGCGGTGACAAGCACACAGACCTGCAGTTCCTGCGGTCCCCGATCTTCAAACCAAGCCCGGGGGCCCGGCGGTCTGTGAAGGGGGCGTCCAGGAAGAGCCAGCAGCCGCTGCTCAAGTACAACGAGTCCTTTGTGGGATGCCGCTGA
- the sgo1 gene encoding shugoshin 1 isoform X1 has protein sequence MARERGQKKSFKQSLDDIKEKMRDKRTKRLAGASAPRGKRINKTNVCNSSGSILQGVQQNNTALALALQAEKEKLRQAYGVVLQLKKEQQALFLHLLLLKRRIRDQELTDQDATARKCDSTSIEAASHNPLELSRQTQITSHKSPVSEEKPTVIQGPPAPEEAGESAFVFTLPSTVGVRRRRAESCTRRRSQQTQQRCSFSKPGGSVDTMAEGMLVAGGLLTASPIHSDCSAQNPRASPPGGATAGPADPIGSDRIQHSTPEPLPAISTHQPQPRKKHTQQQQPQRVKQEPAARNPERSRKGERGPLKKPWENTKVSRTRSKSRDRSARPPAAQGPPADNLNTSLGFNDTFDFDCEEAVHLTPFKAKAEAAQAETAQAETAVHRDGEGESPLTKPHAGTPGESPPGESPPGEPPLSSPESEGELYVPRRGRRKRSSPEKSRTLPGRRGRRVTRVVLHPQQEVSVFRDKETENTAMVQESKAPPCPESPDWMSSRSPAPKTANQESPSELQQAGVLVVTPGLKAEMMRIDSVLSISMDPSSSDPTTPALPSKRPRKTTNICKKRGFGVKSVGRGLSLCDVTNMSPTAYLKVPGAGSCPSDGSTPSRKRRCTLTVDYKEPSLGAKLRRGDKHTDLQFLRSPIFKPSPGARRSVKGASRKSQQPLLKYNESFVGCR, from the exons ATGGCGAGGGAAAGGGGGCAGAAGAAATCCTTCAAGCAAAGTCTGGACGACATTAAAGAGAAGATGAGGGATAAGAGGACCAAACGGCTGGCTGGTGCCTCAGCCCCAAGAGGAAAGAGGATCAACAAGACAAATG TGTGTAACTCGAGCGGCAGCATCCTGCAGGGGGTGCAGCAGAACAACACGGCGCTGGCGCTGGCCCTGCAGGCGGAGAAGGAGAAGCTGAGGCAGGCCTACGGGGTGGTCCTGCAGCTGAAGAAGGAACAGCAGGCGCTGTTCCTCCACCTCTTGCTGCTCAAGAGGAGGATCCGGGACCAGGAACTCACGGACCAGGACGCCACGGCAAGGAAG tGTGACTCCACTTCTATTGAAGCTGCCTCCCACAATCCTTTGGAATTGTCAAG GCAAACACAGATTACCTCTCACAAATCCCCTGTATCAGAAGAAAAGCCAACTGTAATTCAAG GACCCCCGGCACCTGAAGAGGCCGGGGAGAGTGCCTTCGTCTTCACCCTGCCCTCCACTgtgggcgtgaggcgccggagAGCGGAGAGCTGCACCCGGAGACGCTCCCAGCAGACCCAGCAGCGGTGCTCGTTCAGCAAACCTGGGGGCTCTGTGGACACAATGGCGGAGGGCATGCTGGTGGCGGGGGGGCTGTTGACGGCGAGCCCCATACACAGTGACTGTAGCGCACAGAACCCAAGAGCATCACCGCCAGGAGGAGCGACTGCAGGGCCCGCCGACCCTATCGGCTCCGATCGGATCCAGCACTCCACCCCCGAGCCGCTCCCTGCTATATCCACACACCAGCCGCAGCCTCGCAAGAAACACACCCAGCAGCAACAGCCACAGCGGGTCAAACAAGAGCCCGCCGCGCGGAACCCCGAGAGGTCTCGCAAGGGGGAGCGGGGCCCTTTGAAGAAACCCTGGGAGAACACCAAGGTCAGCAGAACCCGCTCCAAGAGTCGGGACCGCTCAGCCAGGCCCCCTGCCGCACAGGGTCCGCCGGCCGACAATCTCAACACCTCACTGGGCTTCAACGACACGTTCGACTTCGACTGCGAGGAGGCGGTCCACCTCACCCCGTTCAAGGCCAAGGCCGAGGCGGCACAGGCCGAGACGGCACAGGCCGAGACGGCCGTCCACAGAGACGGGGAAGGAGAGAGCCCGCTGACGAAGCCACACGCAGGTACCCCGGGGGAATCCCCCCCGGGGGAATCCCCCCCGGGGGAGCCCCCCCTGTCCTCGCCTGAGTCGGAGGGGGAGCTGTACGTCCCTCGGAGGGGCCGGAGGAAACGCAGCTCCCCAGAGAAGAGCAGGACGCTGCCTGGGCGCAGGGGGAGAAGGGTCACCAGGGTGGTCCTCCACCCACAACAGGAAGTGTCCG tcTTTAGagacaaggaaacagaaaaTACGGCTATGGTGCAAGAGAGTAAGGCGCCTCCTTGCCCTGAATCCCCTGATTGGATGTCCTCCAGAAGCCCCGCCCCAAAAACGGCCAACCAGGAAAGCCCATCAG agctcCAGCAGGCGGGCGTGCTGGTGGTGACGCCGGGCCTGAAGGCTGAGATGATGAGGATAGACAGCGTCCTGTCCATCTCCATGGACCCTTCTTCTTCGGACCCCACGACCCCCGCCTTACCCAGCAAACGCCCCCGGAAGACCACCAACATATGCAAGAAAC GTGGGTTTGGTGTGAAGTCAGTGGGGCGGGGCTTGAGTCTGTGTGATGTGACCAACATGTCCCCCACAGCCTATTTGAAGGTCCCAGGAGCGGGGTCCTGCCCCTCCGACGGCTCCACACCCAGCCGCAAGAGACGCTGCACCTTGACGGTGGACTACAAGGAGCCGTCACTCGGCGC GAAACTGAGACGCGGTGACAAGCACACAGACCTGCAGTTCCTGCGGTCCCCGATCTTCAAACCAAGCCCGGGGGCCCGGCGGTCTGTGAAGGGGGCGTCCAGGAAGAGCCAGCAGCCGCTGCTCAAGTACAACGAGTCCTTTGTGGGATGCCGCTGA